DNA from Mycobacterium sp. SMC-8:
GCCGAACCGGTCGCGGCCGCGGAAGCCGAAGCTGACCCGCGTCATCCGCTCGGCGCCGTGCCGCCGGTCGGGGTTGAGCTCACGGACCATCCGGTCCAGGCCGACCCGCTGGTGGGCGAACGCCCCGAGCGCGGTGTCGCGGGTCTGGGTCAGCAGATCGCGGAATGTCATCGCCGGGCGTGGGCGCAACCGCATCGCGACGGTGTTGCCGAAGTAGCCGATGACGTCGTCGGGGTTGCCGTCGCGGTTGAGCACCGGGGTGGCGACCAGGAAGTCGTCGACGTGGCTGTACCGGTGGATCAGCACGCCGAACACCGCCAGCAGCACCGCGTACGGTGTGGCGCCGACCTCGTCGGCCAGTGCCGTGACCCGCGCGCTCGTCTCCCCGTCCAGGCGCAGCGCGGTGCGCTGTGACCGCCAGCTGGTCGGGACCGCCGACCCGGTCGGACCGGGCAGCTCCAGCGGTTCCGGCGGATCGGCCATCACTGTCCGCCAGTACGCGACGTCCTCCTCGTCGGAGCCGGCGGCGGTGGGGACCGCACGGGGCGCCGGGCGCAGCTGTTCACCGACGTAGGCGCGGGTCAGGTCGCCGAAGAACACCTCCCACGAACGGTCGTCCCAGGCGATGTGATGCGCCACCAGCAGCATGACGTGTTCCGTTGCGGCGATGCGGATCACCGTGATACGCAGCGGCGACTCGACGTCCAGGTCGAACGGCTTGGCGAACTCGCGCTGCGCGATCACCTCCAGCCGCAGCCGGCGGGCCCGCTCGGACAGATCGCTCAGATCGTGTTCGGCCCAGCCGGGCATGAGGTCGGCGTGCACGGTGGGCACCGGCATGCCGCTGTCGCCGGCGGCGGTCGCCTCGGTGCGGTACGTCGTGCGCAGCACGCGGTGGCGCCGGGCCACCGCGTCGACCGCAGCGTGCAGCCGGGCGAGGTCGATGTCGCCGGACAGGCGGTAGGACAGGCACACGTTGAGCAGCGCGCCACTCGGGTCGGCGTTGTGCACGAACCACATCCGCAGCTGGCCCTCGGTCAGCGCGTCGGGATCACCCGTGTCCTGGGCGGTGCCGGTGCTCAGCCCACGCTCCTGCATCCTGCGGCGCAGCAGTTCCAGTCGGCGCTCGTCGAGCCCGGCCCCGGTGTCGATGTCAGTCACTGAAAAGAGTTCACTTTCTCTGATAGGCCGGCGATCAGATCCGTACCGGTGATGCCGCCGAGCAGTGTCGCCAGCGGCACGGTGTGGCCGGTCAGCCGTTTCAGACGCTTACGGAGATCCAGCGCGAGCAGCGAGTCGACCCCGAGATCGAACAGCGATGAGTCCAGATCCAGTGCTGCGCAGTCCGCTCCGAGCACTGCCGCGAGCTGGCTGCGTACCGCCTCGGGCGGCGCCATCGGCGTGGAACCGGCAGCTGTGTCGGTCTCCCCCGATGTCTGCACCGGTGTCTCGCCGAAGAACGTGCGCATCCGCTCCGGGTCGGCGGCCAGCACCAGCGGATCCCCCGAGAAATCCGCCAGGCTCGCCTCGACGGCGAGTTGGGGGCTCATCTGCCGCAGTCCCGTGCGCTCCACCCGCGCGATCTCCGCGGCGTCGACGATGCCGCTGCCCTCCCAGAGACCGAAGCGCACGGCCGTGCAATGGCGCCCTTCGGCGCGCAACCTGGCAGCCATCACGTCGAGCATCCGGTTGGCTGCCGCATACCCGCCGACACCCTTTCCGCCCCACACGCCGGTCACCGAGGAGCACAACAGGATTCGGGCGTCGTCGCGCATCGGCCAGGTGCGGGTCAGCGCCTCCAGGCCGACGATCTTGGCAGCCGCCATGTCCGCCAGCGCGGCGCCGGTGGTGCCGGTGCGATCGGCGAATATCGCGGTGCCCGCGGCGTGGATGACCAGCGACGCCGGACCGCCGGCGACGTCGGCGGCCGTGGCCGCAAGTCGGCGGGAATCCCGCAGATCGCATGCTGGTGCGATGATCTCGGTACCGAGGTCGTTCACCAGGGCCGGGTCGACGCCGCGGCGGCTCAGCAGCACGATCCGCCGGGCGCCGCGTGCGGCCAGGAAGCGGGCGTAGCTCAACCCGATGGCTCCCGAGCCCCCGGTGATCACCACGTTGTCGAGTGCGCCCGAACTGAGCTCCCATGGTTGCGCGGCGGACGCGTCGCCGAGACTGCGTTGGTACACCGCCCCGTCGCCGCGTAAGGCGAGTTCGCCTGTGGCGTCCAGCATCACGTCGACGGCACCGATCCCGGCCGTCGCTCCGGCCGGCAGGTCCAGGTGGTGGAAGTTCTGGTCGGGGTGTTCGAACCCGATGCAGCGGTGCATCGCGGCCAGTCCAGCCTGGGCCAGATCGGGCAACGGGTCCGCGGCGGTGGTGCTCTCGGCGCCGGCAGTCACCAGCCAGACGTCACGGCACCGGGCGCCGAACGTGTCGGGGTAGCCGAGCAGGCCGGTGTCGACGGCGCAGGACAGCCCGTCGACGGCCCCGGCGGCGTCACGGTCACCGAACGCGGGTGCGACCGCGATCACCAGATCGGCGTCCGTCGGGTCGGTCAGCACGGCGCGGTCGTGCTCGGCGACGGCGTGCCGGAGCGCCGCGGCCACCGGTGTGGCAGAACCGGTCTCGACCACTGCGATCTTGCGGCGCGGTGTCGCCGTGGCGCGGCCGGGGCGGTGCGGCCGCCAGGTCTCACCGCTTACGGCCAGTTGCGGCAGCGCCGGCAGCGGCTCGGGCTCGGCCCATAGGTGCTCGGCGCGCATCGGCGCACCCGGAAAGCCGTACAGCGGCTCGGGCCGGCCGGTCAGAAGGTCGCCCCAGTGATAAGCGGGGTCGGCGGCCGCGACGGTGACGATATTGGCAGACAACGCGTCGCGCACGGACTCGTCGCGGTGTCCGGAGCCGACGAGCACCGCCGCCGCAGCGCCGGCGCGTTCGATGCCGTCTTCAACGGCGAACAGCAGTGACGGGTGCGCAGACATTTCGACGAAAACGCCGGCGCCCAGCCCGATGGCCGTCCGCACGGCCCGGTCGAACCGGATCGTGTTGCGCAGGTTGGCATACCAATAGTCGCCGAACTCGGTGCCGGGGGCGACGGCCTGTCCGGTCGCCGACCCGACGAACTGCACCGGCGAGTCGGCGAACACCGATTCCGGTAACCGCCGGCACAGGTCCTCACGCTGGGCTTCCATCGCGGTGGTGTGCGCCGGGAAACTCATCGCCAGCTCCTTGGCGAACCGGCCGCGGGCACGGGCGGCCGCCACGGCCGCGGTGACCGCGGACCGCTCTCCCGACACCGCGACCGAGGTCTGCGCGTTGACCGCGGACAACTCCAGCCAGCCGTCGGTGGCGCCGATCAGCTCGGCGGCTTCGTCGGTGTCCACGCCAAGGACCGCGACGCCGTTGTCACCCGGGATGGCCGCGATCGCCGCCGCCCTTGCGGCGAGCACGCTCACCGCGTCGGCGAGGGTGACGGTTTCGGCGACGTAGGCCGCCGCGACCTCGCCGAGACTGTGCCCGACGGTCAGGTCCGGCACGATGCCACACGAGCGCCATACCGCCGTCAGCGCGACGGAGTGCACGAACTGTGCGGCCTGCAGTTCCAGGTGCGAGACCGGGCCCGGCGCCGCATCGCCGCCGACGAGGAACGGCAGCGGGGACGTCAGCCCGGCCGCGACGAACGCCGCACCCAGCCGGTCGGCTTCGTCACGGTAGGCCGGCAGCTCGCGGAAGGGCTGCGCGCCCATGCCCGGCCACTGGGTGCCCTGCCCGGGATACACGAACGCGGTCCGGCCCGCGGCCCGTCCTGCCGCGTGCGTCACCGACGGGTGCTCGCGTCCCTCGGCGAGCGCCAGCAGACCAGCGGTCAGTTCGTCGTGATCCGCGGCGCGCACGACCGCGCGGTGGCGGCGCGGCCGCCGGGTACGCACCAGCTGGGCGGCCACCTGCGCGGGATCACACGGCTTTCGCCCCAGGTAGTCGAGGATGTCACGGGCGGCGACAGGCAGCAGCGCCTCGTCGTGGGCGCTGAGCGCGACGGCGATCCGCCCGTCGGGCAACCAGCCGGCCGGCATCACGCGGGCCAACCCTGCGCCGACTCGGGCACCGCGACGACGACGTGGGTGTTGGTGCCGCTCATCCCGAACGCCGACACCGCGCCCGTGCGCGTCCCGTCGACGGCACGCCACGGCGTCAGCTTGGTGGCCAACCGTAAACCCGTGCTCTGCCAATCGATCTCGCGACTCGGGTCGTCGACGTGCAACGTGGCGGGGATGGCGGCGTGATCGGCGGCCAACAGCACCTTGGCCAGGCCGAGCGCACCGGCGGCCGCCTGCGTGTGTCCCACGTTGGACTTGACCGAGCCGAGCAACGGGCCCCTCCCGGGCGTCCCGGCTCCGTACGTGGCGGCCAGCGAGGTGAGCTCGGTGCGGTCCCCCAGTCGGGTTCCGGTGCCGTGGCCTTCCACCATGCCCACGCTGTCGACGTCGATACCGGCGGTGGCCAGAGCACGCCGGAACAGCCGGGTCTGGGCCTCGCGGCTGGGAGCGGTGAGCCCGACCGATCTGCCGTCGGAGTTCACGCAACTGGCCAGTACCTCGGCCACGATCCGGCGGCGGTCCCGCAGCGCGGCCGATCTCCGTTGCAGCACGAACATTCCGGCGCCTTCGGCCCACACCGTGCCGCTGGCGTGCGCGCTGTAGGGCCGGCAGTGCCCGTCGTCGGACAACGCGTGCTGTTTGGAGAACTCCACGAAGTAGCCCGGTGAACCCATCACGCACACTCCGCCGGCCAGGGCCAGGTCGCAGTCGCCGGACCGCAGCCCCTGCACGGCGATGTGCAGTGCGGACAGGGCCGATGAGCACGAGGTGTCGACGGTCATCGCCGGACCCGCCAGACCCAGGAGGTAGGCGATGCGGCCGGAGATGACTCCGAGCGAGGTCCCGGTGATCAGATGGCCGCTGTGGTGGGAGAACTCGTCCATCGCGGGCCCGTACCGCATGTCCGAGGCGCCGACGTAGCACCCGGCGTCGTGGCCGTCGAGGTCGTCGGGGTTGATTCCCGCGCTCTCCAGCGCGCGCCACGCGACGCGCAGCGCGACGCGCTGTTGCGGATCCATGGCAACGGCCTCCCGGCGCGAGATGCCGAAGAACTCGGGGTCGAAATGCCCTGCACCGCGCAGAAATCCGCCCAGATTGTGAATCGGTTTGAAGCCGTCCCGCCGCGAGCCGGCCAGCAGCGCCGGCAACGACCAGCCCCGGTCGGTCGGGAACGGGGTCAGCGCCTCCCGCTGTTCGGCGAGCAGGCTCCAGTAGTCGTCTGTGTCCTGCACACCGCCCGGCGCCTCGACCGCCATCCCGACGATGACGACGGGGTCATCGGTCATGTGCAGCTCACCAGCTCGGCGACCTCGTCCCGATGCTCGTCGAGGTAGAAGTGCCCGCCGTCGAACATCGTGAAGGTGTACGCGGCCGTGGTGTGAACCTCCCACTGCCGCAACAGGTTCTGTTCGACTCGATGATCGTCGTGGCCTCCGAGCACGTGGATGTCGGCGTCGATGCGCGCGCCACGGCCGCAGGTGTAGCGGTTGAAAGCCTGGTAGTCCGCGCGCACCGCGGGCAGCAGCAGCTCGAGGAAGTCTTCGTCCTCCAGCAGTCGCGCGTCGGTGCCGCCGAGGTCGATGATGTCGGCCAGCATCTCCCGGTCAGTGGTGGGCACCGGTCGCGAACCTTCGACGGTCGACGGCGCCTGGCTCGCCGAGGCCCACAACTCGCGGACGGTGACGCCGCGCCGCGCAGCCAGTTGCGCGAACTCGAAGCCGACCAGAGCGCCCATGCAGTGCCCGAACAGCCGCACCTGCCCGAGCCGGGACCAGTCGGCGGCGCCCAGGACGTCCGCCGCCAGGTCGGTGATCGTCTCCGGCGCCGGATGGGCGAGCCGCTCGCCGCGCTGCGGATACTGCACGAGGTAGGTGTCGACGCCCCGGGCGGACAACGCCGACGCGAAACCGCGGTAGGCCGCGGCGGCGCCGCCCGCATGCGGAAACACGATCGTCGCGGTGCCGGTCTCCCCCGGGAACCTTTTGATCCACGGCGTGAGGTCCAGCTGGTGGCGCTCGCCGATCATCGCCCGGAGTCCAGCGCGGAAAGCACCTCGGCACCGTCCATCCCGGAGATCTCCAGATAGAGCTCGGCCACTTCAGTCAGCCGCGTGCTGTCGTTCTCGCCGGCGATCAGCCTTGCCGCCAGTGCAGCGGCGGTGCGGGCCGCGAAGATGTCGGCGACCGCGACCGACGGGGTGTCGAGCCAGGTGCGGACGCGCGCGACCACCTGGGTCGCCAGCACGGAATCACCGCCCGAGGCGAAGAAGTCGTCGTCGGCGCCCACGGTGTCGCGCCCGAGGACCGACCCGATGAGCGCGCACAGCGCCGTCTCCAGCGAGGTGGCCGGCGCACGGAACCCGGCGCCGCCCTGCACCTCGGCTTCCCTGAGGCGACGCGTCACCGCTGCCCGGTCGATCTTGCCGCCGAGAGTGTAGGGGATTTCACCGGCGCCGACCACGATCTGCGGGATCATGTGCGGCGGAACGAGTTCGGCCATCGCCGCGGTGACCTTGGCCGGATCCGGCACGGCGTGGCCGGAGTCGGCGCTCACGAGTGCGGCGAGCACGTCCCGGCCGCCGTCGGCGGTCACGACGGCCGCGACCGCGGAGTCGACGCCCGGGACGCAGCGCAGCGCGGACTCCACCTCGCCGAGTTCGACACGGTAACCGCTGATCTTGATCCGGTGGTCGGCCCGGCCGACGAACTCGATGAGGCCGCCGGTTCGGTAGCGCACGAGATCGCCGGTGCGGTACCAGAGCGTGCCGTCATGGCGAACGAACCGCTCGGCGGTCAGATCGGGCCGCGCGCAATAGCCGCGGGCCACACCCCGGCCGCCGACCCAGAGTTCGCCGGGCACCCAGTCGGGGCAGTCCCGGCCGTCCGGTCCGACAACCCGGCAGGCGTTGTTGGGCAGCGGCACGCCGAGCGGAATGGACGCCCAGTCCGCCGGGATGTCGCCGACGACCTCGCAGATGGTGTTGTGCGTGGCCGTTTCGGTGGCACCGCCCAGGCCGGCGAACCGCATGTGCGGGGCCCGGTTCCGCAGCGCCCGCACCATGTCGGGTCGCACCCAGTCGCCGCCGGTGGGAACCACCCGCACCGAGGACAGGTCGCCGTCGACCTCCGAGAGCATCTCCAGCCAGCCCGGCATGAAGTGCAGAACGGTCACGCCATGCTCGGAGATGAGGCGGGCCCACGCGTCGGGATCGCGACGCTGGTCTTCATCGACGACGACGATCGATCCCCCGGCCCGCAGCATGCCGAAGACGTCGAGTACGGACAGATCGCATTCCAGCGTCGACAGCGCCAGGCAGCGGTCGGCGGGGCCGATCTCGAAGTGGCCGTTGATGAACTCGACGGTGTTCATCGCCGCATCGTGGGTCATCTCGACACCCTTGGGTTCACCCGTCGAACCGGAGGTGAACAGGATGTAGGCCAGATCCGCCGGTTCGACGGCGGGCGGCGTGAACCCGGTTTCCCGGCGCCCCACCCGCAGAGCTTCCGTGATCGTCAAGGCCGGCAATGTGGTCGGCGGTTCGCCACCGCACACCAGCGCCATCCGCACCCGGCCGTTGGCCAGCATGCGGGCCGCGCGGTCGGCCGGATGATCCACGCAGACCGGCACATAGACCCCTCCGACGGCCGATATCGCGAGCAGCGCAATGACCTGTTCGTGGTTCTTGGGTCCCATCACCGCGACGGTGTCGCCGTGCCGGATGCCGGCGACGTGCAGCGCGGCCGCGACGGCGAGTACCTGTTCGCACAGTTGCCCGTAGGTGAGGTCGCCCGCTCTGGAGCACACCGCCGGCGCGTCGGGGTGGGTCTGGGCACGACGGAAGAAGCCGTCGTGCAGCACCTCCCCGCTCGGCGCGACGGAGACCGCGTTCACCCTGTCGCGCGCGGCCTGTTGTTCGGCCGTCACCGCGGCTACATCGACTGCTTCCCAGGCAGATTCGTCGGCGGCAAGGCGCGCGAGCTCGGCGACGTGATGGGCGAACATCGCGTCGGCCACACCGGGCCGGAACGCGTCCTCGCGTGTGTCCCAGTTGATCATCAGGCCTTCGGCCACGGGAGTGGCCTGCGCGTCGAGCAGCACCTGCGGCCCCTGCGAGATCGTCCACACTGGCTTGCCGAAGTGCTCGGTGACCTTGCCCGCGAACAGATCTCCGAGCCCCAGCGCACTGGTGTACACGATCGGGGCCAGCACGGGCGTGCCGTGGTGGCGGGTCAGGTCGCGCAGC
Protein-coding regions in this window:
- a CDS encoding polyketide synthase; this encodes MTDDPVVIVGMAVEAPGGVQDTDDYWSLLAEQREALTPFPTDRGWSLPALLAGSRRDGFKPIHNLGGFLRGAGHFDPEFFGISRREAVAMDPQQRVALRVAWRALESAGINPDDLDGHDAGCYVGASDMRYGPAMDEFSHHSGHLITGTSLGVISGRIAYLLGLAGPAMTVDTSCSSALSALHIAVQGLRSGDCDLALAGGVCVMGSPGYFVEFSKQHALSDDGHCRPYSAHASGTVWAEGAGMFVLQRRSAALRDRRRIVAEVLASCVNSDGRSVGLTAPSREAQTRLFRRALATAGIDVDSVGMVEGHGTGTRLGDRTELTSLAATYGAGTPGRGPLLGSVKSNVGHTQAAAGALGLAKVLLAADHAAIPATLHVDDPSREIDWQSTGLRLATKLTPWRAVDGTRTGAVSAFGMSGTNTHVVVAVPESAQGWPA
- a CDS encoding amino acid adenylation domain-containing protein encodes the protein MSLASTTAQSVRDEVAELLGVNPADLDPQADLIASGLDSIRMMSLSGRWRRQGIDVGFAALAANPTVAAWTELVTGGAGGGRQDTAPAAEPAMDDTFPLAPIQHAMWVGRNDDQQLGGVAAHLYVEFDGAGVDPDRLREAAAKLAARHPMLRVEILPDGTQRIGDRGLPVTVYDLRALDVPAAERRLEEIRQEKSHQMMHDEVLQLSLSLLADGRTRLHVDMDMQAADAVSYRNFMADLAEFYSGGNLPDLGYTYREYRAALTSTAAESEDDRRWWAERVPELPEGPALPLVPRAEQADPKRARRRWHIFDVATRDALFAAARRRGITPAMAVAASYAGTLARWSTSRRFLLNLPMFGREQFHPDVDKLVGDFTSSLLLDVDLTCADTPIARCRVLQETLHATARHSSYSGLSVLRDLTRHHGTPVLAPIVYTSALGLGDLFAGKVTEHFGKPVWTISQGPQVLLDAQATPVAEGLMINWDTREDAFRPGVADAMFAHHVAELARLAADESAWEAVDVAAVTAEQQAARDRVNAVSVAPSGEVLHDGFFRRAQTHPDAPAVCSRAGDLTYGQLCEQVLAVAAALHVAGIRHGDTVAVMGPKNHEQVIALLAISAVGGVYVPVCVDHPADRAARMLANGRVRMALVCGGEPPTTLPALTITEALRVGRRETGFTPPAVEPADLAYILFTSGSTGEPKGVEMTHDAAMNTVEFINGHFEIGPADRCLALSTLECDLSVLDVFGMLRAGGSIVVVDEDQRRDPDAWARLISEHGVTVLHFMPGWLEMLSEVDGDLSSVRVVPTGGDWVRPDMVRALRNRAPHMRFAGLGGATETATHNTICEVVGDIPADWASIPLGVPLPNNACRVVGPDGRDCPDWVPGELWVGGRGVARGYCARPDLTAERFVRHDGTLWYRTGDLVRYRTGGLIEFVGRADHRIKISGYRVELGEVESALRCVPGVDSAVAAVVTADGGRDVLAALVSADSGHAVPDPAKVTAAMAELVPPHMIPQIVVGAGEIPYTLGGKIDRAAVTRRLREAEVQGGAGFRAPATSLETALCALIGSVLGRDTVGADDDFFASGGDSVLATQVVARVRTWLDTPSVAVADIFAARTAAALAARLIAGENDSTRLTEVAELYLEISGMDGAEVLSALDSGR
- the mbtD gene encoding mycobactin polyketide synthase MbtD; this encodes MPAGWLPDGRIAVALSAHDEALLPVAARDILDYLGRKPCDPAQVAAQLVRTRRPRRHRAVVRAADHDELTAGLLALAEGREHPSVTHAAGRAAGRTAFVYPGQGTQWPGMGAQPFRELPAYRDEADRLGAAFVAAGLTSPLPFLVGGDAAPGPVSHLELQAAQFVHSVALTAVWRSCGIVPDLTVGHSLGEVAAAYVAETVTLADAVSVLAARAAAIAAIPGDNGVAVLGVDTDEAAELIGATDGWLELSAVNAQTSVAVSGERSAVTAAVAAARARGRFAKELAMSFPAHTTAMEAQREDLCRRLPESVFADSPVQFVGSATGQAVAPGTEFGDYWYANLRNTIRFDRAVRTAIGLGAGVFVEMSAHPSLLFAVEDGIERAGAAAAVLVGSGHRDESVRDALSANIVTVAAADPAYHWGDLLTGRPEPLYGFPGAPMRAEHLWAEPEPLPALPQLAVSGETWRPHRPGRATATPRRKIAVVETGSATPVAAALRHAVAEHDRAVLTDPTDADLVIAVAPAFGDRDAAGAVDGLSCAVDTGLLGYPDTFGARCRDVWLVTAGAESTTAADPLPDLAQAGLAAMHRCIGFEHPDQNFHHLDLPAGATAGIGAVDVMLDATGELALRGDGAVYQRSLGDASAAQPWELSSGALDNVVITGGSGAIGLSYARFLAARGARRIVLLSRRGVDPALVNDLGTEIIAPACDLRDSRRLAATAADVAGGPASLVIHAAGTAIFADRTGTTGAALADMAAAKIVGLEALTRTWPMRDDARILLCSSVTGVWGGKGVGGYAAANRMLDVMAARLRAEGRHCTAVRFGLWEGSGIVDAAEIARVERTGLRQMSPQLAVEASLADFSGDPLVLAADPERMRTFFGETPVQTSGETDTAAGSTPMAPPEAVRSQLAAVLGADCAALDLDSSLFDLGVDSLLALDLRKRLKRLTGHTVPLATLLGGITGTDLIAGLSEKVNSFQ
- a CDS encoding thioesterase II family protein; translation: MIGERHQLDLTPWIKRFPGETGTATIVFPHAGGAAAAYRGFASALSARGVDTYLVQYPQRGERLAHPAPETITDLAADVLGAADWSRLGQVRLFGHCMGALVGFEFAQLAARRGVTVRELWASASQAPSTVEGSRPVPTTDREMLADIIDLGGTDARLLEDEDFLELLLPAVRADYQAFNRYTCGRGARIDADIHVLGGHDDHRVEQNLLRQWEVHTTAAYTFTMFDGGHFYLDEHRDEVAELVSCT